One segment of Natronosalvus halobius DNA contains the following:
- a CDS encoding ribonuclease P protein component 4, whose amino-acid sequence MSVAAERIERLHALARAAAADGDDERASAYVRLARRIAERNRLELPRRFKRFTCDACDAYLRPGKNARVRLRDGHVVVTCDCGSQARYPYE is encoded by the coding sequence ATGAGCGTCGCTGCCGAGCGAATCGAGCGCCTCCACGCCCTCGCTCGAGCGGCCGCCGCCGACGGCGACGACGAGCGTGCGAGCGCCTACGTCAGGCTCGCTCGTCGAATCGCCGAACGAAATCGGCTCGAACTCCCACGACGATTCAAGCGCTTCACCTGCGACGCCTGCGACGCCTACCTCCGCCCGGGGAAGAACGCCCGCGTTCGCCTGCGCGACGGCCACGTCGTCGTCACCTGCGATTGCGGGAGTCAGGCGCGCTATCCGTACGAGTGA
- a CDS encoding DUF2797 domain-containing protein, with the protein MSDATSSADAETTDPTPLSDAVLLLSDPEATARDDRTVAPLTLEPGTVLEYALGTRHCAGSLEGDVHHPCDRPEAPYCEYHTSTWVCARCTGTCLKDEMDCYEEHAVYLAAFAPGTFKVGVTRSWRLETRLREQGADRAAHVHTVSNGRIARELEAEIAREQGLVDRVRTDAKIETLASVVDDDAWNALLDRDAFDVIDRFDFAYGMDLDHRPVQETIAAGTVVGTKGRLLVLERGGTTYVVDMRDLVGYELEAADTEGRRLQSSLGSFATRR; encoded by the coding sequence ATATCGGATGCCACCTCGAGTGCGGACGCCGAAACGACCGATCCGACGCCGCTGAGTGACGCCGTCTTGCTGCTCAGTGACCCCGAAGCGACCGCGAGGGACGACCGAACCGTCGCCCCGCTCACTCTCGAACCGGGCACCGTCCTGGAGTACGCCCTCGGAACCCGCCACTGCGCCGGGTCCCTCGAGGGCGACGTCCACCACCCCTGTGACCGCCCGGAGGCGCCCTACTGCGAGTACCACACGAGCACCTGGGTCTGCGCTCGGTGTACCGGTACCTGCCTGAAAGACGAGATGGACTGCTACGAGGAGCACGCGGTCTACCTCGCGGCGTTCGCGCCGGGGACGTTCAAGGTCGGCGTCACCCGATCGTGGCGCCTGGAGACCCGGCTTCGCGAGCAGGGGGCTGACCGCGCTGCCCACGTCCATACCGTCTCGAACGGCCGCATCGCCCGCGAACTCGAGGCCGAAATCGCCCGCGAGCAGGGGCTGGTCGACCGCGTGCGAACCGACGCGAAGATCGAGACGCTGGCCAGCGTGGTCGACGACGACGCCTGGAACGCGCTGCTCGACCGCGACGCGTTCGACGTCATCGACCGGTTCGACTTCGCATACGGTATGGACCTCGATCATCGACCCGTCCAGGAGACCATCGCTGCGGGGACTGTCGTCGGGACGAAGGGGCGACTGCTCGTCCTGGAGCGCGGTGGGACGACGTACGTCGTCGACATGCGGGATCTGGTGGGGTACGAACTCGAGGCCGCCGATACCGAGGGGCGGCGGCTTCAGTCGTCGCTCGGCTCGTTCGCTACTCGGCGGTGA
- a CDS encoding chemotaxis protein CheW — MAPELPDRLLGISIEDPSERQTTDETKAKEEERVRFIFVRLGDHRLAIPVDEVKTVTDPPADTNLTRVPRSPAAVEGLVDLRGEITAIVDPRVHFPVGPAPAAQRLVVLDRPTDQQSAALRVDEVLGVHNIAEDDVLEPDEVEDPGVAGGVIEHPLVCGLVERERRPRQESRTRRRDRSSRFSRSRSKSGSASASPSSTGRISRRGSAGSGADAGVDADETVVSDEFVLEDEDADEASRTPSRTEATIVIEATGILDVPALLLAAGAEA, encoded by the coding sequence ATGGCTCCGGAGTTACCCGACAGACTCCTCGGGATCAGTATCGAGGACCCGAGCGAGCGACAGACGACCGACGAGACGAAGGCCAAGGAAGAAGAACGCGTCCGATTCATCTTCGTCCGACTGGGCGACCACCGCCTGGCCATCCCCGTCGACGAAGTGAAGACGGTCACAGACCCGCCGGCAGACACGAACCTCACGCGGGTGCCGCGGTCGCCGGCGGCCGTCGAAGGCCTGGTCGACCTCCGCGGGGAGATCACCGCAATCGTCGACCCTCGCGTCCACTTCCCCGTCGGGCCGGCGCCGGCCGCACAGCGACTCGTCGTGCTCGACCGACCCACCGACCAGCAATCGGCGGCGCTTCGCGTCGACGAAGTGCTCGGCGTCCACAACATCGCCGAGGACGACGTCCTGGAGCCCGACGAGGTCGAGGACCCCGGGGTTGCCGGCGGCGTCATCGAACACCCGCTCGTCTGCGGGCTCGTCGAACGTGAGCGCCGCCCGCGCCAGGAGTCGCGAACGCGGCGCAGGGATCGATCGTCGCGGTTTTCGAGGAGTCGGTCGAAGTCGGGTTCCGCTTCGGCTTCGCCCTCCTCGACGGGACGTATTTCGCGCCGCGGTTCGGCGGGTTCTGGTGCTGATGCTGGCGTGGACGCGGACGAGACCGTCGTGAGCGACGAGTTTGTCCTCGAGGACGAAGATGCCGACGAGGCGTCCAGGACGCCGTCTCGAACGGAGGCGACCATCGTGATCGAGGCGACCGGAATCCTCGACGTGCCGGCGCTTTTGTTAGCAGCCGGGGCCGAAGCGTAA
- the cheB gene encoding chemotaxis-specific protein-glutamate methyltransferase CheB: MTGVLVVDDSQFMRTVVGNALDNAGYDVRTADTGEAAIEAVASDDAIDVITMDVEMPGIGGIEAVERIMTHDPTPILVLSAHTEAGADATLEALERGALDVLQKPDGTGTQNLGHLTDAVVAKVDELSAAPVSALALARATAAVTATERRQVNATQPANGVRASTGTGTGTTEVLESGNAGTLTARGPSTPPTMDAPTPVDGTSLDHPTVVIGASTGGPKIIEQLLAHLPADLEAKVLIVQHMPADFTRRLAARLDTISVYDVFEASDGDRIDAGDVAIARGGQHLRVVNNVNGSLRVRLDDGERVHGVRPAIDVTMETAAQRVVDPLCGVVLTGMGRDGAVGIEAIADAGGHTIAQDEATSPVFGIPQQAIRTGRVDEVVPASALVDRIVDAFVTDGETDE, from the coding sequence ATGACGGGCGTACTCGTTGTCGACGACTCGCAGTTCATGCGAACAGTCGTCGGTAACGCGCTCGATAACGCCGGGTACGATGTACGGACCGCCGACACCGGCGAGGCGGCTATCGAGGCCGTCGCGTCGGACGACGCGATCGACGTGATCACGATGGACGTCGAAATGCCGGGAATAGGCGGCATCGAAGCCGTCGAGCGCATCATGACGCACGATCCCACGCCGATTCTCGTGCTCAGTGCCCACACGGAGGCCGGGGCGGATGCGACCCTCGAGGCGCTCGAACGCGGAGCGCTCGACGTCCTCCAGAAACCCGACGGCACGGGGACGCAGAACCTTGGTCATCTCACGGACGCCGTCGTCGCGAAGGTCGACGAGCTCTCGGCGGCCCCAGTATCGGCGCTGGCACTCGCGCGCGCGACGGCCGCGGTTACGGCGACCGAACGCCGGCAGGTGAACGCGACACAGCCGGCGAACGGCGTTCGCGCCAGTACCGGGACCGGGACCGGGACCACCGAGGTTCTCGAATCTGGAAATGCGGGCACGCTAACCGCTCGTGGTCCGTCTACCCCGCCAACGATGGACGCGCCGACCCCTGTCGACGGCACGTCCCTCGACCACCCGACCGTCGTGATCGGTGCGTCGACCGGCGGCCCGAAGATCATCGAGCAACTGCTAGCGCACCTGCCGGCCGATCTCGAGGCAAAGGTGCTGATCGTCCAGCACATGCCGGCGGATTTCACCCGGCGACTCGCCGCTCGCCTGGACACCATCAGTGTCTACGACGTGTTCGAGGCGAGCGACGGCGACCGGATCGACGCCGGCGACGTCGCCATCGCCAGAGGCGGCCAGCATCTCCGGGTCGTGAACAACGTCAACGGATCGCTCCGCGTTCGCCTCGACGACGGCGAGCGCGTTCACGGGGTCCGCCCGGCGATCGACGTGACGATGGAGACCGCCGCACAGCGCGTGGTCGATCCACTCTGTGGCGTCGTCCTGACCGGAATGGGTCGGGACGGTGCCGTGGGCATCGAGGCCATCGCCGACGCCGGCGGCCACACCATCGCCCAGGACGAGGCGACGAGCCCCGTCTTCGGTATCCCACAGCAGGCGATCCGGACGGGTCGCGTCGACGAGGTCGTTCCCGCGTCGGCGCTCGTCGATCGGATCGTCGACGCGTTCGTCACGGACGGTGAGACCGATGAGTGA
- the cheY gene encoding chemotaxis protein CheY translates to MSTGVLIVDDSHFMRNLLRQILEQDYHIVGEASNGAEAVKLYKEQNPDIVMMDIVMPKCNGIKATAAIKKLDPRSRVIMCTSVGQREKMKLAVKAGADGYVTKPFEEPSVRKALADVVAA, encoded by the coding sequence ATGTCGACAGGGGTGCTCATCGTAGACGACTCCCATTTTATGCGTAATCTACTGCGACAGATTCTCGAGCAGGATTACCATATCGTTGGAGAGGCGTCGAACGGCGCTGAGGCGGTAAAACTCTACAAGGAACAGAACCCCGACATCGTCATGATGGATATCGTGATGCCGAAGTGTAACGGTATCAAGGCGACCGCGGCGATCAAGAAACTCGATCCCCGGTCGCGGGTCATCATGTGTACGAGTGTCGGGCAACGAGAGAAGATGAAACTCGCCGTAAAGGCTGGTGCTGACGGCTACGTTACGAAGCCGTTCGAGGAACCAAGCGTACGGAAGGCACTGGCTGACGTCGTCGCGGCATGA
- a CDS encoding ABC transporter substrate-binding protein produces the protein MDRRSLLAATAAGCSLSLSGCVRELRSAVNRDRLEPLSVTITTQPADGDRQSIRLSREIAANLEAVGIDVHVELRSPQELRRQVLVNHDFDLVVDRHPGGTDPDFLYEALYSRYAEESGWQNPFGVTNMAVDDLLERQRRVAGADRREVVEQLATLVAREQPFVPICRPDEVRLVRTSRFDGWRAEDITTRLGYLGLEPVGEGGQLRGAIMDAAPSQNVNPLSAAYRGPDPVVDLMYDPLVIEPPDDDEVVAWLAKDWTWTGGEGGGDGDSNGNDGGDGSDDGDDGDGNTGDGGDSDDGNDNDDGTLEVTLREHAFHDGEPVTADDVRFTYEFLADTSMGTSDVPAPSPRYRGRISAVQSVDVLDERTLEFTVDGTEAIAERALVAPILPRHVWESRSDPPNVPGVRLAQGTTKALVANNFPPIGSGPYQYADHVDRQHLTLERSAGHFTTREEVDLPAPTAESFRVQIDPRSTSAISLIRDGDSDVTISPLEAYVLDDVESDDDVERIESETAAFYHLGFNVRRAPFGDPYFRRAVAGVIDEAWLAETVFHGHADPIATPLSPAWTPSSLAFDDENGDPVVPFHGSDGNLDVDAARAAFEDAGYHYDGDALVVRQ, from the coding sequence ATGGACCGACGCTCCCTGCTCGCCGCGACCGCTGCCGGCTGCTCGCTGTCGCTGAGTGGCTGCGTCCGCGAGCTTCGAAGCGCCGTCAACCGGGATCGACTCGAACCGCTCTCGGTGACGATCACGACCCAACCGGCCGACGGCGACCGGCAATCGATTCGACTCAGCCGGGAGATCGCCGCAAACCTCGAGGCCGTCGGGATCGACGTCCACGTCGAGCTCCGGTCGCCCCAGGAACTTCGCCGACAGGTCCTGGTCAACCACGATTTCGACCTGGTGGTCGATCGCCACCCCGGCGGCACGGATCCCGATTTCCTGTACGAAGCGCTCTACTCCCGGTACGCCGAGGAATCGGGCTGGCAGAACCCGTTCGGCGTCACGAACATGGCGGTCGACGACCTGCTCGAGCGCCAGCGCCGGGTCGCGGGTGCGGACCGACGCGAGGTAGTCGAGCAACTGGCGACGCTGGTCGCCCGCGAACAGCCGTTCGTCCCCATCTGTCGACCCGACGAGGTTCGGCTGGTCCGCACCAGCCGATTCGACGGCTGGCGCGCCGAGGACATCACGACGCGACTTGGCTACCTCGGGCTCGAGCCAGTCGGCGAAGGCGGACAGCTACGCGGTGCGATCATGGACGCTGCCCCGTCACAGAACGTCAATCCCCTCTCGGCGGCCTACCGGGGACCGGACCCAGTCGTCGACCTCATGTACGATCCACTCGTCATCGAACCGCCGGACGATGACGAGGTCGTGGCGTGGCTCGCCAAGGACTGGACCTGGACGGGTGGTGAGGGCGGTGGTGACGGTGACAGTAACGGTAACGATGGGGGCGACGGCAGCGATGACGGCGATGACGGCGACGGCAATACCGGCGATGGCGGCGATAGCGACGACGGCAACGACAACGACGACGGCACCCTCGAAGTCACCCTCCGCGAGCACGCCTTTCACGACGGCGAACCGGTGACGGCCGACGATGTCCGGTTCACCTACGAATTCCTCGCGGACACCTCGATGGGGACGAGCGACGTTCCGGCCCCGTCCCCGCGGTACCGGGGCCGGATCTCGGCCGTCCAGTCGGTCGACGTGCTCGACGAACGAACGCTCGAGTTTACCGTCGACGGCACCGAAGCCATCGCCGAACGAGCGCTCGTCGCACCCATCCTCCCGCGACACGTCTGGGAGTCGCGATCCGACCCGCCGAACGTTCCCGGCGTTCGCCTCGCACAGGGAACGACCAAGGCGCTCGTCGCGAACAACTTCCCGCCTATCGGCAGCGGCCCCTACCAGTACGCCGACCACGTGGATCGCCAACACCTCACGCTCGAGCGCTCCGCCGGTCACTTCACGACCCGCGAAGAGGTGGACCTGCCGGCGCCGACCGCCGAATCGTTCCGGGTCCAGATCGACCCGCGGAGCACCTCCGCCATCTCGCTTATTCGTGACGGCGACTCCGACGTGACGATTTCGCCGCTCGAGGCGTACGTCCTGGACGACGTCGAATCCGACGACGACGTCGAGCGGATCGAGTCGGAGACGGCGGCGTTCTACCACCTCGGGTTCAACGTCCGGCGTGCGCCGTTCGGCGACCCGTACTTCCGTCGGGCGGTCGCCGGCGTGATCGACGAGGCGTGGCTCGCCGAGACGGTGTTTCACGGCCACGCCGACCCGATCGCGACGCCGCTGTCCCCGGCGTGGACGCCGTCGTCGCTGGCGTTCGACGACGAGAACGGAGACCCCGTCGTCCCCTTCCACGGCTCCGACGGAAATCTCGACGTCGACGCCGCTCGAGCGGCGTTCGAGGACGCGGGGTACCACTACGACGGCGACGCCCTGGTGGTGAGACAGTAA
- a CDS encoding phosphatase PAP2 family protein produces the protein MFLQTLTQVVVVVAAMIVVSTAAFAGRQRLVETARDWRRRVAGILPIVLVLVSVLLFNSVARDLAPEVSWMIGWELTGMIYDIEGDFIVWLQAQATPEVTAYFSFIYIYGYVFVLVFPVIAYFLLPNTRPLRELLAAYTLNYTLGLVCYVFVIAFGPRNMMPELIQALLYDTYPQYQHLTRQVNRNTNVFPSLHASLSTTVALLAYRTREVYRGWFWLAAWLAVSVSLSTMYLGIHWAIDVVAGIGLAWLAVELSTHLVGRWSVYDGLERRGLWNRSP, from the coding sequence ATGTTCCTCCAGACGCTCACGCAGGTGGTCGTCGTCGTCGCTGCCATGATCGTCGTCTCGACAGCGGCGTTCGCGGGTCGGCAGCGACTGGTCGAAACCGCTCGGGACTGGCGCCGGCGGGTGGCGGGGATCCTCCCGATCGTGCTCGTCCTCGTGTCCGTGTTGTTGTTCAACAGCGTCGCCAGGGACCTCGCCCCCGAGGTGTCCTGGATGATCGGCTGGGAACTCACCGGGATGATCTACGACATCGAGGGCGACTTCATCGTCTGGCTGCAGGCCCAGGCGACCCCCGAGGTGACGGCGTACTTCTCGTTCATCTACATCTACGGCTACGTCTTCGTCCTCGTGTTTCCGGTGATCGCCTACTTCCTGCTCCCGAACACGCGCCCGCTCCGGGAACTGCTCGCGGCGTACACCCTCAACTACACCCTCGGGCTCGTCTGCTACGTGTTCGTCATCGCCTTCGGTCCCCGGAACATGATGCCCGAACTCATCCAGGCGCTGCTGTACGACACGTACCCGCAGTACCAGCACCTCACCCGCCAGGTTAACCGCAACACCAACGTCTTCCCGTCGCTCCACGCCTCGCTCTCGACGACGGTCGCCCTGCTCGCCTACCGAACTCGCGAGGTCTACCGCGGCTGGTTCTGGCTCGCCGCCTGGCTGGCCGTCAGCGTCTCCCTCTCGACGATGTACCTGGGCATCCACTGGGCCATCGACGTGGTCGCGGGCATCGGCCTCGCCTGGCTCGCCGTCGAGCTCTCGACGCACCTCGTGGGCCGCTGGTCGGTTTACGACGGACTCGAACGTCGTGGGTTGTGGAATCGGAGCCCCTGA
- a CDS encoding mechanosensitive ion channel family protein — MSGGGVGTGTVLQGGLGPIGQQLDRLSWVDETLAATLESGLVFLVTLLLVWFVGRALVVPLVGRAMDRRGLDRHAQTPLLVVTRFGILFLGVAIAFGAADYGNFLVSMAGIAAAGALAIGLALQNVISNFVAGIFIYTDKPFRIGDWIEWDDGTYSGIVEDISLRVTRVRTFDNELLTVPNSVLTEGVLKNPVEADRLRLKFLFGIGYDDDIQEATDIIVEEAEKHPDIMDEPGPSVRLTELGDSDVGLQSRFWIANPSRADFVRTRAEYVTSVKERFDEVGIDIPYPVRTLDGGLHVGNPATLEAADD, encoded by the coding sequence ATGAGTGGGGGCGGGGTCGGAACGGGAACGGTGCTACAGGGTGGCCTCGGCCCGATCGGTCAGCAACTCGACCGACTCTCCTGGGTCGACGAGACGCTCGCGGCGACCCTCGAGAGTGGCCTGGTCTTCCTGGTGACGCTGCTCCTCGTCTGGTTCGTCGGGCGGGCACTCGTCGTTCCGCTCGTCGGGCGGGCGATGGATCGTCGCGGCCTCGATCGGCACGCCCAGACGCCGTTGCTGGTGGTTACCCGGTTCGGGATCCTCTTTCTCGGTGTCGCCATCGCGTTCGGCGCCGCCGACTACGGCAACTTCCTCGTGTCGATGGCCGGGATCGCTGCCGCGGGCGCGCTCGCGATCGGCCTCGCGCTCCAGAACGTCATCTCGAACTTCGTTGCCGGGATCTTCATCTACACCGACAAACCGTTCCGTATCGGGGACTGGATCGAGTGGGACGACGGCACCTATTCGGGCATCGTCGAGGACATCAGCCTGCGGGTCACCCGCGTTCGAACCTTCGACAACGAACTGCTGACGGTGCCCAACAGCGTCCTCACTGAAGGCGTCCTGAAAAATCCCGTCGAGGCGGACAGGCTCCGCCTGAAGTTCCTCTTCGGGATCGGCTACGACGACGACATTCAGGAGGCGACGGACATCATCGTCGAGGAAGCCGAGAAACATCCCGACATCATGGACGAGCCCGGCCCATCGGTGCGACTCACCGAACTCGGGGACTCCGACGTCGGCCTCCAGTCGCGGTTCTGGATCGCGAACCCCTCTCGCGCCGACTTCGTCCGCACCCGCGCGGAGTACGTCACGAGCGTCAAGGAGCGATTCGACGAGGTGGGCATCGACATTCCCTACCCCGTTCGGACGCTCGATGGCGGGTTGCACGTCGGTAATCCGGCGACGCTCGAGGCAGCCGACGACTGA
- a CDS encoding YhbY family RNA-binding protein, whose product MNDHEQELKRRAHDLDVTVWVGKSGVDAVVDELNDQLANENLVKVKFLRAARAGSSTEEKAADLAERVNGRLIDTRGHTAVIHR is encoded by the coding sequence ATGAACGATCACGAGCAGGAACTCAAGCGTCGCGCACACGACCTCGACGTCACCGTCTGGGTCGGAAAGAGCGGCGTCGACGCGGTAGTCGACGAACTCAACGATCAGCTCGCGAACGAGAACCTCGTCAAGGTCAAGTTCCTTCGGGCAGCACGAGCAGGCAGTTCCACGGAGGAGAAGGCCGCCGACCTCGCCGAGCGGGTCAACGGCCGGTTGATCGACACGCGAGGGCACACGGCAGTAATCCATCGATGA
- a CDS encoding BsuPI-related putative proteinase inhibitor codes for MTLEGTLDVTVTDGVPTFELTVENTGSDDVTLQFRNGCKADFAVEDDGAERWRLTNTRMFTQVLSQADLDAGEATTFEATGDQLEPGQYTAVGELNAANHDCTARAEFTV; via the coding sequence ATGACACTCGAGGGCACGCTCGACGTGACCGTGACGGACGGCGTTCCGACGTTCGAACTGACGGTCGAAAACACCGGTTCGGACGACGTCACGCTCCAGTTTCGAAACGGCTGCAAGGCCGACTTCGCGGTCGAAGACGACGGCGCGGAGCGCTGGCGACTCACGAACACCCGTATGTTCACGCAGGTGCTCTCCCAGGCCGACCTCGACGCCGGCGAGGCCACCACGTTCGAGGCGACCGGCGACCAGCTCGAACCCGGACAGTACACGGCCGTCGGCGAGTTGAACGCGGCGAATCACGACTGTACGGCTCGAGCCGAGTTCACGGTCTGA